Genomic window (Leisingera methylohalidivorans DSM 14336):
CGGATATCAATACCGAAGGCATCTCGCTGGCGGTGCGGCGCGGGCATGGAAACTGGCCGGACTGCCATTCCGCCCTGATCGCACCCGAGGTGATCTATCCAGTGGCCAGCCCGCGGGTGATGGCCTCGGCGGTCAACCTGGCAACCGTTCCCAACCTGCTGCACGAGCGCCTCATTCACCTGGAGGAACCGATCCGCGAACGCCCCAGCTGGAAGCAATGGTTTGCCCACTTCGGTGTCACCGGGCGCCTGCCGGCGGCGGGTCTGCGGCTCAATGATTATGCCTTGGTGCTGCAGGCGGCCATTGCCGGCGAGGGCTTTGCCTTCGGCTGGCAGCACGTGACCGCCCCCTTGATCAAACAGGGGCTGCTGGCAGCGCGCAAAGAGTGGACCTGGTCAACCGGCGCCGGTTTCTACCTGGTTTGGTCCAAGAACCAGGACCTGGTCCCCGACGCCGAACTGGTTCGCCAGTGGCTGTTGGAGGTTGCCAAGCCCGGAACCGCCTGACTCACACGATCCCTGAGGTATCCTTGACCCGCTGCATCGAGGTGCGGCGGGTCACATGCAGCCGCCGCACAAACGCTAGGATGAACAGCAGCGTCAGGATCAGCACGATGGTCGGCGCCGGCGCACTGTCGAGGAAGAAGCTGGCATAGGTGCCCGCCAGCATCGAAAACATGCAGATCAGGACAGACACCCACAGCATGGTGCTGAACTTGCGCACCACCAGAAAGGCGATGGCGCCAGGCGCAATCAGCAATCCAATCGCCAGGATCAGCCCCGCTGCGGACAGGGTGGCCACAATCGTCAGCGACAAGGCCGCCAGCAGCCCGTAGTGCAGCACTGTCACCGGCAGGCCGGAGGCTTGCGCCTGAGCGGGGTCAAAACTGTGCAGCACAAGATCTTTCCATTTCAAGACCAGCGCGACAGCGACCCCCAGGGAGATGATGCCCGCGGTCCACAGCTCATTCGGCTCCACGCCCAGCATGTTGCCGAACAGGATGTGGTCCAGATGGGCGTTGGTCTCAACCGAGACATAGAGCACGATACCGAGGCCGAACATGCCGGAGAAGACCACACCCATCACCGTGTCCTGTTTCACCCGGCTGTTGCCGGACAGATAGCCGGTGGCAACCGCACACAGCATGCCTGCAGCAAAGGCGCCCAGGATCAGCGGCAGCCCTGCGATATAGGCCAGCACGATACCGGGCAGCACCGCATGGCTGACCGCATCGCCCATCAGCGCCCAGCCTTTCATCACCAGAAAGCACGAAAGCAGCGCAGTGGGGATGGACACGATCAGCGAGATCAGAAAGGCGTTCTGCATGAACGCGAACTGGAACGGCATCAGTAAAGTATCGAGATCCATCACACAGCTCCCTCTTGTGCGGCGGGACCGCGCTTCAACGCCTCGCGCGCCTTGCGTTTGGCGGCCAGCAACCCGTGTTTCGGAGCAAAGACAAAGACCATCAGAAAGATCAGCGTCTGCAGGGTCACGATGATGCCGCCGGTGGCACCGTCCAGAAAGTAACTGGCGTAGGCGCCAAAGAAGCTGGTGAGGGCACCGATCAGCACCGACACCACGATCAGCCGCGGAAACCGGTCGCAAAGCAGATAGGCGGTCGCACCCGGCGTCACCACCATGGCAATCACCAGAAACGCCCCCACTGTCTGCATCGCCGCCACGACGGCGGCCGACAGCAGCACGAAAAACACCGCCTTCAGCAGTCCGGGCCTGAGCCCGATGGTGCGGGCGTGGTTTTCGTCAAAGAAGGTGACCATCAGGTCTTTCCACTTGGCCAGCAGAACCGCCAGCGAGACAAAGCCGATGATTGCCAGCTGCAGCGTGTCCTCGGGCGTGATCGCCAGGATATTGCCCATCGTGATGGTCTGGACTGAGACCGACATCGGGCTGATCGAGACAATGAACAGCCCAAGGCCGAAGAAGGAGGTGAAGATCAGCCCGATGATCACATCCACCTTCAGGCCGGAGCGTTCCGACAGGAACAGCATCGCCCCCGCCGCCAGCCCGCCGGCAATAAACGCGCCCAGCGCAAACGGCAGGCCCAGAATGTAGGCCCCCGCCACACCGGGCACCACAGAGTGGGACAGTGCATCGCCGATCAGCGACCAGCCCTTGAGCATCAGATAGGCCGACAGGAAGGCGCAGACCCCGCCGACCAGCGCCGAGACCCACATCGCATTGGTCATGTAGCCATAGGAGAACGGCTCCAGCAGGTATTCCATCATTCCTGTTCCCGGCTCTCGCTGGTCTGGGTCTTTTCACCGTATTGAACAAAGGGACGCTCATCGTCGGTCAGGATGGTGACCTCGCGGGTGTCGCCGTCGTCATGCAGCGCTTGGCCGCCCAGGGTGAAATGGCGCAGCACCCCGCCAAAGGCGTGTTCCAGGTTGGCGCGGGTAAAGGTGGTCTCGGTCGGGCCGAACCCCAGCACGGTACCCTTGACCAGCACGGTGCGGTCGCAGAACTCAGGCACGCTGCCCAGATTGTGGGTGGAAACCAGCATTACGCGGCCCTCGGCCCGCAGCTCCCGCAATAGCGCGATGATCTGCTCTTCGGTCTTCACATCCACCCCGGTAAAGGGCTCGTCCAGCAGGATCACCTGCCCGTCTTGGGCCAAAGCACGTGCCAGGAACACCCGTTTGCGCTGGCCACCGGACAGCTCGCCGATCTGGCGGTTGCGGAAGTCCTGCATGTTGACCCGGTGCAGCGCCTGCTCGACGGCCTCGTGATCTGCCGCCTTGGGGCGGCGCAGGAACCCCATGTGGCCGTAACGCCCCATCATCACCACATCCTCGACCAGCACCGGGAAGGCCCAATCGACCTCCTCGGACTGCGGCACATAGGCGACCAGATTCTTGCGCAGCGCCTCTTTGACCGTCATGCCGAGGATGCGGATTTCGCCCTGTGCGGCCGGCACAAACCCCATGATCGCCTTGAACAGAGTCGACTTGCCGGCCCCGTTCACCCCGACCAGCGCCGCAACGGTGCCGCGGGGAATGGAAAAGCTGGCATCCCACAGGGCCGTATGGCCGTTGCGGTAGGTCACCGTGACGTTCTTGGCGGCGATCCCGTCAACTGCGGGCGTGGCGCTGGCGTTCATAATGTGGGTCTCACTGGCATCAAGCATGGGCTGTCCTGCAGAGTTACACACAGAATATGTGCTTTGTGAAATGAAACGCCCCGCAGCACGTGCTGCGGGGCGAAAGCAAATTCATTGAAAGGCTCAGTTAGTGACCTCGGCCAGACCGCGTGCCACGGTTTGGGACGTGACCCTGAGCAGGTCCAGATAGGTGGGCACCGGACCGTCCGCTTCGCTAAGCGAGTCGACATAAAGCTCGCCGCCATAGGCCACGCCGGTTTCACGGGCCACCTGCTCTGCCGGAGCGGTGTTGACGGTGCTCTCGCAGAATACCACCGGGATATCATTGGCGCGCACCCCGTCGATCACGGCGCGCACCTGCTGCGGGGTGCCGACCTGATCGGCATTCATCGGCCACAGATACAGCTCCTTCATGCCGAAATCGCGCGCCAGATAGCTGAAGGCGCCTTCGCAGGTCACCAGCCAGCGCTTGTCCTCCGGGATTTCGGCAATGGCGCGGCGCAGCGGTTCGATCGTGGCGCGCAGCCTGTCTTTGTATTCGCCTGCGTTCTTGACATAGACCGCGGCGTTCTCCGGGTCGTGCTCGGCGAAGGCTTCGACAATGTTGTCGATATAGATGAGCGCGTTATCCAGCCCCATCCAGGCATGCGGGTTGGGCTTGCCTTCATAAGAGCCGGCCCCGATCGGGATCGGATCAATACCATCGGTCAGCGTCACCGACGGCACATCCTTCATGTTGGACAAAAACTGCTCGAACCAAAGCTCAAGGTTCATGCCGTTCCACAGAATCAAGTCCGCGCCGGACGCCCGCACGATGTCACGCGGGGTCGGTTCATAGCCGTGGATCTCGGCGCCGGGCTTGGTGACCGAGACCACCTCGGCGGCATCCCCCGCCACATTGGCCGCCATATCTGCCAGAACGGTAAAGGTTGTGACCACCTTCATCTTGTCTTCAGCCATGGCAGCGCTGGCAGCAACGGCCGCAAAAGCGGCGGCGGAAACTGTCTTGAGCAAGTTCGGGAACATCCGATTCTCCGTTTTGAAGATGTCTGTGATGCATCGTTATTGCAAATCATTCTCAACTGTCAATGAAATTGAGAATGATTTGCAATAACAGTGCCGGCAGAAGACAGAGCTGCGCTGTCATCATTTCCTTTTCAAATGGTTAACAGAGGTTAATGACGTCTTAATGTTGCCCGGATCGCAACCGCCATTTCGCCCCAATCACCAACTAAACCTGAAGTTGCAGCCAGAACGGCGCGGGACTGAACCTGAACCTAATCCTTCGACCTTCTGAGCGAGCACATTCCCCATGACGTCACCTGGAGATCTTTCCAGCTGTTCCAGCGCAATCCAGCTGCTGATCACTGGCACTGCGGTGTCCGGCAGCCCGTTGCGGATTGTTCAGCTGCAATGCAGCGGGTCTCTGCAGCTGCCGCTCTGCGAAGCGCTGGCCAACGGCTTGCAGAAGACATTCCCTGATGCCGCGATTACCGCTGCAGACCGCCAGCAGGCCGGCGCAGACCTGACCCTGCGTTTCGTCGAACAGAGCCAGGCGGCTGATTGGGTCTCCGGCAGCCTGGCCTGGCAGCACAGCGACGGCCGCAGCGGCCAAGGCCCTGTCATCGAACAGTCGGTCATGGATGGGCCGCTGACTGCAGACGATCTCTCGGACTTTGCCGGCCAATTGCTCCAGCACACTGAACTCCCTTTGTAATTCAAAGATCCAGGATGGAACACGGACATGTGTGAATATTGCGGTCAAGCCAATCACAGAATTCCCGAAAGCACCGACAGCAGCGGCTCAGGCTCAGCAGGCCAGTCGGCCGGCAGCAAACCCGCCTATACCGTAGATCAGGTGGCGGAATATCTTTACAAAGGATACTGGCAGTCGACTGGCCGTACAGAACGGTCCTTTGATGTGGAAACCGGCGGTCAGCTCACTGTGAACCTCAGCGGGCTGAATGGAACCGGCAAAGATACCGCACGCAAGGCGCTGGAAAGCTGGACGGCGCTCACCGGGATAGAATTCGCCGAAACCAGCGGCAGCGCCAAGATCACCTTTGACGATAACAGGTCCGGGGCCTATGCCAGCTCCTCGGTCAGCAATGGCACAATTCTGAGCTCCAGCATCAATATCGACGATGCATGGGCCCAGTACGGCAATTACTACCTGCAAACTTACATCCATGAGATCGGCCACGCCCTCGGCCTGGGCCATACCGGCAATTACAACGGCAGCGCCAGCTACGGCTCGGACGCGCATTTTGCCAATGACAGCTGGCAAATGTCGATCATGTCCTATTTCAGTCAAGCCGAAAATACAGCAGTGGACGCCTCATTTGCCTATCTCGCAACCGCTCAGCTTGCTGACATCGCAGCGGTTCACCATCTCTACGGCACGCCGGTGAACATCGAGACGGGCAACACCACTTATGGCGACGGTCAAACCACCGGCCGCTACGGCATGGATCTGGACGGCGGCTTCGGCGTGGCGATTGTCGATACCGGCGGTATCGACATGATCGACCTGGGCTCGCGCAACTACAATCAGACACTGAATCTGAATGAGGAAATCTTTTCCAGCCTGAACGGAAAGACCGGCAATTTCGCCATTGCCCGCGGCACCGTGATCGAAAACGCGGTCACCGGATCGGGTCTCGACCATATCACAGGCAACGCGGCGGACAACCAGCTGGAAAGCGGCGCCGGAAATGACCAGATTGAGGGCGGTAACGGCAACGATACCTTGATCGGCGGCGCCGGCGCAGACTTCCTAACCGGCGGCAGCGGCGCGGACCGGTTCGTATACACCAGCCTCAGCGAAGCCGGCGATTCCATTGCTGATTTTGATCTGGCAGCAGGCGACAGGATCAGCATCGCGCAACTGCTGCAAGCAATTGGCTATGGAGGAGATGATCCAGCAGGCGACGGCGTCGTTACGCTGCAGGCTGGCAGCGGCGGATCATGGCTGAAGATTTCTCACGGTGGCAGCAATACCCTTTTGGTTTTTCTTGCCGGCGTGACCGAGGATGCCAGCCCGGCAGAGATCATCAAC
Coding sequences:
- a CDS encoding LysR substrate-binding domain-containing protein; this translates as MQELWKLLTSPRHLIVFEAAARHGSFTRASEELNVQQPAVSAAIKQMEASLGVVLFRRSHRKVELTGAGMRLYTDVSKALEDILSSTKAVRQFGRNDHVTLNCSSAFAYYWVMPRLTQLHDAHPDIDLRLQSSDREPDINTEGISLAVRRGHGNWPDCHSALIAPEVIYPVASPRVMASAVNLATVPNLLHERLIHLEEPIRERPSWKQWFAHFGVTGRLPAAGLRLNDYALVLQAAIAGEGFAFGWQHVTAPLIKQGLLAARKEWTWSTGAGFYLVWSKNQDLVPDAELVRQWLLEVAKPGTA
- a CDS encoding metal ABC transporter permease, which gives rise to MDLDTLLMPFQFAFMQNAFLISLIVSIPTALLSCFLVMKGWALMGDAVSHAVLPGIVLAYIAGLPLILGAFAAGMLCAVATGYLSGNSRVKQDTVMGVVFSGMFGLGIVLYVSVETNAHLDHILFGNMLGVEPNELWTAGIISLGVAVALVLKWKDLVLHSFDPAQAQASGLPVTVLHYGLLAALSLTIVATLSAAGLILAIGLLIAPGAIAFLVVRKFSTMLWVSVLICMFSMLAGTYASFFLDSAPAPTIVLILTLLFILAFVRRLHVTRRTSMQRVKDTSGIV
- a CDS encoding metal ABC transporter permease, producing MMEYLLEPFSYGYMTNAMWVSALVGGVCAFLSAYLMLKGWSLIGDALSHSVVPGVAGAYILGLPFALGAFIAGGLAAGAMLFLSERSGLKVDVIIGLIFTSFFGLGLFIVSISPMSVSVQTITMGNILAITPEDTLQLAIIGFVSLAVLLAKWKDLMVTFFDENHARTIGLRPGLLKAVFFVLLSAAVVAAMQTVGAFLVIAMVVTPGATAYLLCDRFPRLIVVSVLIGALTSFFGAYASYFLDGATGGIIVTLQTLIFLMVFVFAPKHGLLAAKRKAREALKRGPAAQEGAV
- a CDS encoding manganese/iron ABC transporter ATP-binding protein, producing MLDASETHIMNASATPAVDGIAAKNVTVTYRNGHTALWDASFSIPRGTVAALVGVNGAGKSTLFKAIMGFVPAAQGEIRILGMTVKEALRKNLVAYVPQSEEVDWAFPVLVEDVVMMGRYGHMGFLRRPKAADHEAVEQALHRVNMQDFRNRQIGELSGGQRKRVFLARALAQDGQVILLDEPFTGVDVKTEEQIIALLRELRAEGRVMLVSTHNLGSVPEFCDRTVLVKGTVLGFGPTETTFTRANLEHAFGGVLRHFTLGGQALHDDGDTREVTILTDDERPFVQYGEKTQTSESREQE
- a CDS encoding metal ABC transporter substrate-binding protein, coding for MFPNLLKTVSAAAFAAVAASAAMAEDKMKVVTTFTVLADMAANVAGDAAEVVSVTKPGAEIHGYEPTPRDIVRASGADLILWNGMNLELWFEQFLSNMKDVPSVTLTDGIDPIPIGAGSYEGKPNPHAWMGLDNALIYIDNIVEAFAEHDPENAAVYVKNAGEYKDRLRATIEPLRRAIAEIPEDKRWLVTCEGAFSYLARDFGMKELYLWPMNADQVGTPQQVRAVIDGVRANDIPVVFCESTVNTAPAEQVARETGVAYGGELYVDSLSEADGPVPTYLDLLRVTSQTVARGLAEVTN